The sequence TTTAATGGAAACCAATCATGATGTAAACATGTTGCGATTTGGACCTTACCCTTGGCATTTAAAACAGAGAATTTTAGGAGATACAGGACATTTATCTAATGAAGATGGTGCGTATGCATTAGGAGAAATGATAGGGAATCAAACAAAAAACGTTTTTCTAGGACATCTTAGTCCTAAAAATAATATGCCACAATTAGCAAGAGAAGTGGTGACTGATTATTTAACCAAAAAAGATATCCCCATTCAAAATGGAATTCAATTGCATGATACTTCACCAGCACAAGCAAGTCCATTAATAGAAGTCATTTAATTTCACTAAGAAATATGATATAGTAAATAGGAGGAATAGAAGTGAAAAATAATAAAGTAGCATTAGCTTGTTCGGTTTGTGGGTCTCGTAACTACACGAAGAATATTTCTGAAGCTCAACGTGCTT comes from Catellicoccus marimammalium M35/04/3 and encodes:
- the rpmG gene encoding 50S ribosomal protein L33, with translation MKNNKVALACSVCGSRNYTKNISEAQRASRLEIKKYCKYCGTHTIHRATK